In the Sarcophilus harrisii chromosome 3, mSarHar1.11, whole genome shotgun sequence genome, one interval contains:
- the LOC100931218 gene encoding phospholipase A2, membrane associated-like has protein sequence MKIVLLLAVLMACGLTEIQGNLLQFQNMIGKLTGKNALADYGFYGCHCGLGGKGTPKDATDRCCSTHDCCYLKLVNKGCKPKTQSYNYKYQSGSITCGSGSSCQKAICACDKAAAYCMKSNLRSYNVKYRNFPNFLCKGSKPRC, from the exons ATGAAGATAGTCTTGCTGCTAGCTGTACTAATGGCCTGTG GCTTAACTGAGATACAAGGGAACTTGCTACAATTCCAAAACATGATTGGGAAGCTCACGGGAAAGAATGCATTGGCTGACTATGGCTTCTATGGCTGCCACTGTGGCTTGGGAGGCAAAGGAACCCCCAAGGATGCTACTGACAG GTGCTGTTCCACCCATGATTGCTGCTATTTAAAGCTGGTGAATAAAGGCTGCAAACCCAAAACACAGTCCTACAACTACAAGTACCAGTCTGGGTCCATTACCTGTG GGTCTGGGTCCAGTTGTCAGAAGGCCATTTGTGCCTGTGATAAAGCTGCTGCCTACTGTATGAAGAGTAACCTGAGGAGTTATAACGTGAAATATCGCAACTTCCCCAATTTTCTGTGTAAAGGGAGTAAACCCCGATGCTGA